CTTGTATATGTGTGCACTGGAAAGCCATCCTGCAAGTTAAGCAAGTGCAACCTAACAACAGTCATTTTTAAAGATATGTCACATGTGACTTGAATATAATCAAAAATTGTGACAAAAAAGTATCCAGTTATTTGCAGTGTTTTGGGTTCTTATGATGTTACTCAGACATTTGCTCATATCGACCATGATATAACACTTAACTATTCATGTAGCCATGGTCGGTACACACAGCCAAATAGTTTGGTCATATTTACCATATAGAAAATTtcatatcaaaaaaaaaaaaaaacctgaatggTTAACAATGATTTACACACTACAGAGGTTCCCTTACATAAACACGATTACAGCATATACAGTGTGGGTTGTAATATTCCCTACAGGATTAATCACCTGTGATCTATTGTCCACTTTACTAGAGAAGTGCACTAGAGTTGGTGCTAAATCCTGCAGGCAAATGTTACAATAACACAACAAATAAACTccccaaaacaacacaaatcttTTGTGTGTCAACAAACAGCAATGTCTGGgggaaagcaaaacaaaaccatggAAGATCACTGATTTTAagtttccttaaaaaaataaaaaataataagcatCTTcaggcaaaacaaaaacaaacaaaaagccaccaaacacagaaatgtgaaccgTATAGACAGTTAGTGAGTTTGCAgatcacattcattttaatcctcaaacataaaaaaaagaataaaaattatttgCTTCATCTAGAAAAAATGAATCTTGTggtcaaaaataaacacaataaatgaaACTGTTCTGAGCATTAAATGTTCAGTATGAACTCTTTAAATATATGAGCTCTTGCTAGTAACACTTGAGAAGTAAGGTAAAGTTGTAGCAGGGCTCTTTGTCTTCAGTATgtatcacactcactcacacacacacacacacacacacacacacacacacacacacacacacacacacacacaatgtaacgCAAGCTACACTTTCCCCCATTAATGTCCAGACTTTGtgccacacacacccacacacacacacacacacacacacacacacacacacacacacacacacacacacacacacacacacacacacacacacacacacacacacattgtatggTATAAACAATGCAGAATAAAGTTTGAACGGAAAAGTTTCGTCCCACAATCAGGACCCGACGTGTTGGGGAAAAGTGATACCCAAAAACGAGTGTGAATGAGACTGAAACTTACCTCGTGTTCAGAATGAAACTCCCGTTAATCCACTCCGGAGGGAAACAGAACATCCAGCCGTCTTTATAAAGGTGAAGCAGACGTTCCTCGATGTTTCCCCGTGTTTGTCGGTGTTGTTTTGTCCCGTTCAGAGAGTTGGGACGCGTCAGTCTCCAGTCTCCAGCAGATCTGCGCGCTCCCGGTAAAGACACTGTGATGTGTGAATGGGGATAGCGGGAGTGGCTCAGGATCCCAAAACCGCCCCCACTCACTAACGATGGTTTATTCGGAGCCGAatcttttgctcttttttaaatgactctCTTGAGTGAATCGACTGATCCTATCGATTCAAACAAATCGAAAGTTTCGGCAAAGTTCTTTAGTTTTTTCCCCAGAGTTATTGACTGattctttatttactttgtaATTTGCTTAGTTGGGctaaaaaatattacacaaaacaacacaatgttaTTGACTCAGctattaataacaatattacGGCTATAACACTTTGCattataagtgtaaatgtggTGTTGAATTAGACTTGTGTCTAACATACACGTATATTAAAAGTAAAGAGTCATTAACACTGGTGTAAACTGTCCGTTTCATCCCAAGGTGGAGTTTACATGAGCGCGTGAACAATATCGCCCTCGTGCGTCCGCTAAAAGGCATTACATGTCTATTTCTTTGTCTAGAGTTTCTATAGAaggatgtaaacaaacaaacaaacaaacaaacaaacaaataaataaataaataaataaataaatagaatccAATGAGCAACAGCTCTGTGGAATGATTCACCTTGCTGATAAGGGAGGACagagaaaattaataaaaattaaagattAGTTTAAGCTGCCAGGAAGtatatagtaactcaaataatcactcgttacaactgtggtgagcagaaaagcatcccagTAAGCACAActttgaggtggatgggctacaaccgcaaaagtgagtgtgtgtgtgtgtgtgtgtgtgtgtgtgtgtgtgtgtgtgtgtgtgttcctcatataTTAACCatagggtatgtgtgtgtgtgtgcgtgtgtgtgttccccaTATATTAAccatagggtgtgtgtgttccccaTATATTAAccatagagtgtgtgtgcgtgcgtctgtgtgttcCCCATATATTAACCATAGAGTTGTGACCCTATGGTTAGTGtgccatagtgtgtgtgtgtgttccccatATATTAAccatagggtgtgtgtgtgcgtgtgtgttcccCATATATTGAccatagggtgtgtgtgtgtgcgcgcgttcCCCATATATTAAccatagggtgtgtgtgtgtgttctccataTATTAACcatagggtgtgtgtgcgtgtgtgttcccCATATAATTGACCatatggtatgtgtgtgtgtattccccATATATTAAccatagggtgtgtgtgtttgtgttccccGTATATTAACAGGGTGGCGAATAAAATAACcttattgaaaaaaatgtaacaaaactTTTATTATGAAGCTCGCGCTGTATGTATTTTGTCCGCTAGGGGGCGCTGAATTAACCGCGACTGAATGAGGAAGTAAACAATGTGAGATGCTGTTTCAGGCTAGTTTCGAATATGACTACTGTGAAAATGTCTGCGATGTCGAAAAAAGAGTCAGATGGCTGCAGAAAACTTTTAAAACTATTGTCAGAGGACGACATATTGTCACTGAACGATACAGTGACTAACCGTTTAATCCCCGCAGAGAGCCCTCGTGGTAAGTCTGACAAACTTGCTAGCATACCTAACTGTTCAGCTAGCTTGGTGGCTAACTTCAGAGATAGCTAGCTAGATGTTTAGTAGACGTTTAGAGATGTTTAGTAGAAGTACGCAAATTAGCAGAACTAATCAGGTCTGAGCGTCATTGTTCAGGTCATTGTTAATCTGTCCTGTGCATCCTGTCCTGTGTTAACAGAGGCAATTGAAGCTATTATTGCCTACTCTCAGAGCGCCGAAGAGCTTCTCAAAAGGAAAAAGGTTAATCGGGAggttatatttaaatatctggCAGCAGAAAAAGTTCCTTTACCTCCGAACAGTGAGAAACATCAACTGATAAAGAGGACTCTTGAATTATGGACATGTGACCGCGAGGTACACAAATTATATACTTTAACCCAGATTATATCTTAGCTGATTGTGTAATGTCGATTAATTGGCATGTGTTGGCATTAATTGGCATGCTTTGTTTCCAAATCACAGAACACAGTAAATGTCTCCAGTGCATGTTGTACGGAGCAGAAAGGAGATGGTCTGGAACAGATAGCAGCATTGGGGAAGCAGTTTTGCCAATGGTTCTTCCAGCTTCTTAACTATCAGAACCCCCAGGCCCTTCAGCAATGCAGTATGAAGCAGGACTGGGGTCCACAGCACTTCTGGAGCGATGCCAGGATGctgctcctcacacactcccagGTTCGGCAGAAAGACGAGTTCCATGGAGCTGAACTGGTGAGCCGGAGGCTTTTAGCCCTTGTCTCAGAGGAGAGGTTACTCTTCTACCCTAACCTGCAGCAAACAGGGCTGAAGTGTGTAGCTACACCTCATGGGTTGGTGCTGGTGGCAGTCGCCGGCACAATTCATCGAGAGAACGATTGCCTTGGAGTTTTTGAGCAAGTGTTCGGGTTGATTCGTGCTCCTCAGGAAGACAACCGCTGGAAGATCAAAACTGTGCACTTGAATGTAAAGGGACAGATTGATAAAGGGACATTGCCAGCAGTGACCTATAATTCAAAAGAATTGCTGCAGCTATTCACTTAGTAGAACTGTTTTTACACTAAAgaaaatgcactttatataaTGGATTGTACCTATTTTATCATTAATCAACATTAAGAATTCTGTTTAACGAAAACTACATTAAGACAGGCATGAGGGTAAAGAGGCTATGCAAATTGGTTAGCAGTTTCTGTTTATCTTTGTGCTGTGAAATTTATATTCTGCTCCATATTTTCAGTTGTAAATACGTTCTTAATACGTACAGCACTCATCAAAGACTGTAGTTTTAAAATGCCATTGCTTGTCATTAAACAGCAGCATTTGTTATACTTTGAACAGaccatgtttaaaatgttctaaTATAGCTTATGCAAAACAGACTTTTATGATATGTTGTATGCTAcattcactgagcactttattaggaacattaaTAGCTACTTGGTAGGGCCTTCATTTGTTCTCAACACAGCCTCAGTACTTCATGGAATGGATTCCACAAGAGGTTGAAAACATTCCTTTTTAGATTCGGATCCATGTAGAAAATACTGCATCACATAATTTATGCAGATTTTTCAGGTGCATTATCATGCGCATCTCTTCCACACATCTCTTCTcgttctaccacatcccagagTTGTTCTACTTGATTGAGATCCATTGACTGGGAAGACCACTGGAGAACACTGacctcattgtcatgttcatgaaaccagtttgagatGACTTTAACTTTTACTTTGCgacatggtgcattatcatgcAGTACTCAAATAGGGTGTGGCATTCAATTAGATGATTGATTAGTATTAATGGGCCCAAAGTGAGCCAAGAAAACTTTCCTCACACCCTTTCAACACCTCCATCAGTGGATTCTGACGCTACCATCTGTGTGTCTCAATAGAAACTAAGATTTATCAGAGCAGACTTTACTGGTAAGCCTGTGCCTACTGACAGAAGTTATCAGAAGTGGAGACTAATGTGGTCCTCAAgttttgatgtgttgtgcattccaaaatgcttttctgcttgcCACAATTGTACAAAATCAGTCTTTGCAATACAGACAACAGAAGTCTGCACACATTAGCTATCTGACCATCTTGTACATCTGTAGAAAGTGAGGAACATTAAGATTTCTTCAGTTGTCTCTTAGTT
The genomic region above belongs to Tachysurus vachellii isolate PV-2020 chromosome 8, HZAU_Pvac_v1, whole genome shotgun sequence and contains:
- the c8h3orf38 gene encoding uncharacterized protein C3orf38 homolog translates to MTTVKMSAMSKKESDGCRKLLKLLSEDDILSLNDTVTNRLIPAESPREAIEAIIAYSQSAEELLKRKKVNREVIFKYLAAEKVPLPPNSEKHQLIKRTLELWTCDRENTVNVSSACCTEQKGDGLEQIAALGKQFCQWFFQLLNYQNPQALQQCSMKQDWGPQHFWSDARMLLLTHSQVRQKDEFHGAELVSRRLLALVSEERLLFYPNLQQTGLKCVATPHGLVLVAVAGTIHRENDCLGVFEQVFGLIRAPQEDNRWKIKTVHLNVKGQIDKGTLPAVTYNSKELLQLFT